TGTAAGGTGTGTAATCAAAGGGAGATACTGCTTTATCTGGTATAATAGTAGTATTGAAACATCTTCGCGTATCTAAAAGTGTATAGATATAGGGGGGATTGTGTTGTCGGGTCTGGCATGTTACCTTGTATTTGTCTGCATTTATTTATCCACCACTCAAAACAGAGAGctttattattattgttGATGAATGCGCTGTTGTGAATGATAAAAAAAGACTAACATATCAGTCTTTCACtcacctcttcatctccgtTTTTCAAGCAGTAATGGGCGCTTTTAAAATTTGCATCATTAATTGATGGCCTCCATGTCGCTGTATGTTTTCTTCCCCCTATTGTTATACGTACGTGTTGTGTAAGCACGGCCTGCAGAAGAATAGCCCATCGCTCCGTAGTAATTGGTAATTTTCTTTCCGTGGTTGCTAGTTAGGTTCACCAATTCAAAATGCAAGGGGCATAATGGACGCATCTACTAAATTATGTGCGTTTTCCACGTCGTTATAAACGAAAAAATAAACGGAATATCAACCGACAAACGACAAGAGAGGAGAACCACCCTTCGTTTGAACCAAAAATCGGCCGAATTGATAAGCAAACCGCCTATCTTGTACGTCATATTTTATCGAGTCGCACCGCGGTTTATACTTACTGCCGAGATCCgatcccttttccttgttgcCACCCCCTAACAACTCTTGCAGCGTCATAGATTTGTAGATTTTCGGCGTATAAAATAAGCAAGATGCAAATGCGTGCAAGTAGTATATAATCGGTCTTCATCAATTCTACGATTACATTCTTTTGTCTTCTGTTTCATAATCAAGTTAGTCATTCCAAAGACCACACAGCGGCTCCCATAAAGCGAAAAACAGAGAAATATGTCCACCCTCGCCCAACAAACCATTGATACCCAAGGTCCTTCTTGCCTGCCGACCGAACTCCAGCCTCAAGCAACCAACAATCCCACTTCTTCTGTATTTGCCCGGACCGAGGATGTGCCGGTGCACAATGTTCCAATGAGAGTTATCAACCGCCCTCTCCCCAGTGAGCTAGATGAAAATAAAGTGAAAACTTTCATGGCCGAAATGGAGGTACGTTACTCTAGCACTGTACTAATCATGATTCTAACTCTGATGACTTTGGACCATATGTAGC
The nucleotide sequence above comes from Cryptococcus neoformans var. grubii H99 chromosome 1, complete sequence. Encoded proteins:
- a CDS encoding sulfiredoxin; translation: MSTLAQQTIDTQGPSCLPTELQPQATNNPTSSVFARTEDVPVHNVPMRVINRPLPSELDENKVKTFMAEMERGDSFTPIEVVKVKAPLKTDPTGTPQVFYFAMGGCHRYEATKRLGWETIRARIIDVPANQMRIYLGAGSPF